GCGTGGCACTGTTAGGCAGTCTGGTAGAGAAAGGAGTCACTGTTAGAATTTTAACCAACTCGATGAAATCTAATGATGTCACCATAGTGCACTCTGGATATTCAAAGTATCGAAAAGAATTATTAGCGCTTGGGGTCGAATTATATGAAGTCGACAGTGCCCGTATAGATATATTGAAGAAGTATACCGATAAAGCCGCTTCTTCAACCGCATCAAAGATCACTTTACATGCCAAGTACTTTGTCATTGACCGTAGATTTACTTTTATTGGTTCGATGAACCTAGACCCTCGTTCTCGCAATGAAAATACAGAAATTGGTGTGATTGCAGAATCAGAAAAACTAGCTGTTTTTATTGTTGAGGATTTTGACAGTATCGTTAGAGACGGGGCATTTAAATTATCACTTAAAGAGGGTGATATTATCTGGACGCAAAAAAATGGAGATAAAATAATAACCTATGACAATGACCCTTACAGCAGCTGGTGGGACCGCTTTAAAAATGGTTTCTTGCAATTGTTGCCTGTAGAGTCACAACTTTAACTTATTAGCATTTTAAGCTCCTGAATATACTAGCAAGTTTACCGCACTCTACATTGATTAAATGGATGATATTAAGAGGTGACAGCTGAATAGCTCCCTTCACCAATATGACAGCAATAGACAATTTCATTTTGGTGTTAAATCACGTAAACTACGCGCTGTTTTTTAAGTCTCTTTTTAGGTAAATCATGATCCGTTTAAACCAAGTAAAACTGCCTCTCGACCATAATGAAGATGCGCTGCAAGATGTTGTATTGCAAAAGCTCTCTATCTCAGCTGAGCAGTTGGTTAACATACATGTGTTTAAGCGTGGCTACGATGCCCGCAAGAAGAATTCAATCTCACTCATTTATACATTGGATGTGACATTAACCGATGTTGACGAAGTGGCATTGTTGGCGTCGGTTGTTGATGATCACAACATCCGCGTGTCACCAGATACCGATTATAAGTATGTAGCCAGTGCACCAGAAGGGTTAACGGAACGCCCACTGGTGATTGGTATGGGGCCATGTGGCTTGTTTGTCGGGCTTATGTTGGCGCAAATGGGCTTTAAACCTATTATTTTAGAGCGCGGTAAGTCTGTCCACGAGCGCGCTAAAGATACCTTCCGCTTTTGGCGTACCAGTGAGCTAAATACTGAATCAAACGTGCAGTTTGGTGAAGGTGGAGCCGGTACATTCTCTGATGGCAAATTATACAGCCAAGTTAAAGACCCTGGTTTTAAAGGCTTAAAAGTAAAACAAGAATTTGTTGCCGCCGGCGCACCTGCTGAAATTATTTATGTCAGTAAGCCACATATAGGTACCTTTAAGTTGGTCACTATGGTTGAAAAAATGCGCAGAGAGATTATCCGTTTAGGCGGCGAAGTCCGTTTTGAAACCCGAGTCGATGAGATCAATATTAGCGACCGTCAAGTCACAGGTGTCACACTTAGAGATGGCGAAGTACTGCACTCTAAACATGTGATTGCAGCGATTGGTCACAGTGCTCGTGATACGTTCCAAATGTTGCATGATAAAGGCGTTTACATGCAGGCGCAGTCATTTTCGATTGGTTTCCGTATTGAGCACAAACAAGCGATGATCGATAAAGACCGCTTTGGCACAAATGCAGGTCACCCTATGTTAGGTGCTGCTGATTACAAGCTAGTGCATCACTGTAAAAGTGGTCGCAGTGTTTACAGTTTTTGTATGTGTCCTGGTGGTGTGGTGGTAGCTGCAACGTCAGAAGAGCACGCGGTAGTGACCAATGGCATGAGCCAATACTCGCGTAGTGAACGTAATGCTAACAGCGCGATTGTGGTGGGTATTAACCCAAGTGATTTTGATAACGACCCAATGCAAGGCGTTGCACTACAGCGTCAATTAGAGCGCAATGCCTATGTTATGGGCGGCAGTAATTACGATGCTCCAGCACAAATGGTGGGCGACTTTTTAGCGTCTGGTGCAGGTAAACCATTTGAAAATGTCGAGCCATCTTATAAGCCGAATGTGAAAATGACCGACTTAAGCGATGCTCTTCCTGCCTACGCCATCGATGCCATTCGTGAAGCGTTACCTGCATTCGGTAAGAAAATTCGTGGTTTCGACAGTAAAGACGCCATGTTAACCGGCGTTGAAACGCGTACCTCGTCACCTATTCAAATTAAACGCGGCGCAGATTATCAAAGTATCAACACCAAAGGATTGTATCCTGCGGGTGAAGGTGCTGGTTATGCGGGCGGCATTTTATCAGCGGGTATCGACGGCATTAGTATTGCAGAAGCAGTGGCATTAGACATGCTTAAAGAGATGGCAAACAGTTAATCAAATCTCTAATCATGAGAGCACCACGTCGGCTGCTCTCTATTATTGATTCTAAGCTGCGAAGATAATGCATAAACCATCAACTCTTTGCCATTCAAATCTCATTGCTCGACTGTTAACTGTCGTTTAGTTAGTCATTAACAGTCGTTTCACTGTTTGTATAGCAAAAAGCAGTAAAACCAAAGTACCGGCAACCAGACTCAACATGCCTAGTGGCATAAACATACTCTCATGAAGAACACCGTTATCATCAACATACTGATAAAACGCGTTCTCAGCACTTAAACAAGCAGCCCCTAATCCCAGTAACACCAAGCTAATAATCCATGTTTTATTGACTGAAAATTTCATTTAACGTTCTACATCCTGTCGTTAATGGCCCGATAAGCCGCAGGTTAAATTATACCCCTCTGATATTTACCTTTTATCTGAAAACGGTCAAATGAAAGATAATTTACCGTGTTAACGGAGGAATTAAGGCGGCCCTTGCTTGGCAAATAAAAAGCGACAAGACTAAGATAACCAGCAAACAGATCATCAACCTGCGTAATTGAGCGATCGATAAAGTTTAAACAAGGGCCGTATTCATACCTTGCCGTTCTACATTTCATTACACTCATCTGCAATACCCTTAGAATAGCTAACATTTACTTTTTAGCCTTTTTCAATGGCTAAATGCGATCACAGTTGGCTATATTGCGCTAAATTCCACCTCAAGAGCACTCTTTAACTGCCCACCTAACAACATGAATATTTATTTAGTGTTACCTAGTTAACAGAACTTAATATTCCCTAGATCGCTACAGGCTAATTTACGTTCAATTAAATAATCAATTCGTTATATTTATCAGGTAATTAAGTAAGTAAAGATAATTATAATTATCAGAATCAATATTCTGGTGAACTTTAGTTATCTATAAATTAGTCGACCCATGCTGGAAAATAATCAGCGAAACGTTTTTGAATCTATTTGTGTAGATGCCAGCACTCATAAGCAGGCAGTACCCAAATAGATGCAGCATTCAATTGGTATTATAGTGGGATTGATGAAATGTCTAAAAAAATAGCAAAGTATAATTTACTGGCGTCAATTGTCGCCGCGGTCATTTTAGTGGGTTGTAATGATGGTAAAGATGGTGCCCCCGGAGAAGATGGACCGCCAAGTAGCGGTGATACCGTATCTAGCGCAGCAAGCTTAACAGTGACAATGTCGGCACCGACGTTTGCAGCTGATAAACTGACCTTCTCTTTCACTGCAGAAGATCAGAACGGCAGAGCCTTGGTTGGCATAACTGATGTGCGCAGCACGCTAGCTAAGCTCATCCCAGATGAAGACAACTACACAACGGACTGGAGCAGTTATCTGCGCAAAGCTACCGACATTGATAACGCACAGTATCCTGATGTGAGTAATGTCAGCTTACCGACTTCTGACAAGGGTGAATTGATAGACAATATGGATGGTAGCTATCAATACACGTTCGCAGCCAATGTATTGAGCGCAACCGATCCAATATCTGGAGAGACGATTGCGTGGCAAGAAGCGTTAACACATCGAATCGGTTTAGAAGTTCGCAAGTCTGATAGTTATCCAGTGGCAAATGCCACATTTGACTGGGTACCATCAGGTGGAGATGTTAGTGAGTCTCGTCAAATTGTGGCCATTGAAAGCTGTAATAGCTGTCACACTGAGCTTGCATTCCACGGTGGCAATCGAATTGATACCGACAACTGCGTAACGTGCCATAACCCTGATGCAAACGATCCAATCAGTGGTGAAAGCTTAGATTTAAAAGTCATGGCGCATAAAATACACCAAGGTATTGATCTGCCAACGCTAGCTGAAGCGGGCAACAAGTACAGTCTGTTCACCCGTAATGGCGACAAAGAGACCATTTTTGCTGAAAACGATGGTCTATGGGTGCTAAATAACAAAGGTACTATTGACGGTATTAACTACCCACAAGACATTCGTAACTGTACTGGTTGCCACGCAGATGATGCAGATCTAGTGACTAATCCAAATCTTCAAGGGGTGATCACCACTGAGGGCGGTAACTGGAAGAGTATGCCAACCGTTGCAACCTGTTCTTCTTGCCACGATAACATTGCATTTAACGAAGCGATGTTAACGGCTAAGCCAAACAGTGAAAAACACATCATGTTCCCAGCTGACAATGACACTTGTTTATCTTGTCATGGTGAAGGTGCGGGCATGTCTGTTGAGAATGTTCATACGTTAGCAGCGCTTGGTAAGAAAGCTGCCGGCAGTGATTATGGGGTGAAGTTTGAAGTCACCCATCTAACGGCAAGTAGCGCAACGGCCTATGATGTGCATGTTCGCGTCACTAAAGACGGCAATGGCATATCGCTAACGGATGAGTTCCTGCAGTATAAAAACAGCGTTCGTCTGCTACTGAACTGGGACAACGGCGCAGGTTTTGAAACTCACGTCGCCAAGAACACCCCCAACTCTTTTGAGTTAGATAAAAATCCTCTTTGCCAAGCAGGCGCGACAACTGGCGACATTATTTGCCAGTGGGATACCGCACTCGACGTAAATATCAACAATGGTGATCCTCTTACTAGCGGTGATATTCTAACGACCTTTATCTCTTCAGGTGTGTGTGTCGATAGTCGTAATGCATTGGTCAACTGTGCAGACAACAATGCGCTAGAGAAGATCTCAACACCTTCTACCGTGATCAATAATTTCTTTGATGCGGCCACACTGTCTTACAATCCTGATTTTGAAGTGAAGTTTGGCGCTAACTTCAGCAAGTGTGATTCGTGTCATGAGCAAGTTATTCAGCATGACAGCCGTCGCTCAGACGACCCGTCACAATGTAAAGCTTGTCATAACGCCAATCGCTTTACCCGCTCACCTGCTGACTCACCACGTTCAGGTGGCTCTAGTGATTTGAAGTTTGAAATTCACAAGATCCACTCAAACTTCCGCTTTGTTGATGCAGAGAATGACTTTGACATGGTTGGCCGCAATGAGTTTTACTCAGCGCCTATCAGCGATTGTGCTCAGTGTCATGACGAAAGTCAGATTGATTTACCTCTGGCACAAAACAGCAGAGCGTCAATCACCCGAGCGCCAACAACCTCTCTTAATGACGGTAACAATCTAGTGCGCGACGGTGCGGTATACACCAGCCCTATCGCCCTTGTATGTACCTCTTGTCACCTCAGTGTAGGTCCAGGACTTATCGGCTCAGACGGTAAAGTAGTACTCGATGCTGATGGCAACACCTTGCTAACACGTGATTTAAGCAGCAATGGCCCAGGTTATGACAATGGCGAGTTCCCACAAGTGCCAGTCACCATCACCGCGGCAGAGCAAAGCATGCTAAACCACATGATCTTATCTGGCGGCGCTGTCTTTGGCGCAGCTTCAGCAGATGAAGCAAACGGTACTGAGTCTTGCTCGACTTGCCACTCTATCGGCAGCGCATCAGGTGTTGATAAAGTACATGCTCAAATGTAAGAGCTCAATAACGGTTCTAGGTTCTAGGTTCTAGGTTCTAGGTTCTAAAAGCTTACTCCCTAGAAAATCAGTATAAAAGTCACGACAGTATGTTCCCTGCAAAGAACTGACTGGTACAAAAAAGGCGAACGCTATCACTAGTGTTCGCCTTTTCGTATCTCCTCCCCACATCCTCGCTATTTAATAAAAAGCTTACTGTTTGAAATAAGTTGTTAGCCTGCTCTGTCTTTGTCTAAAGTTAATTAAACTCACCGTAATACTGAGGCTTGAATGAAGATATCGATTTCTGGCAAAGAGACCATCTCTATTTTTCAACTGACAGCCGTATTCAGTATGTTGTTTGCCCTCGTTGGTTTTAGCTATAACGTTTGGCGCATGGAAATTACCGAATACAATAACAATGTGCGTTCTGCCAGCTTCGAGTTATTACTGCAGCTTTCAGAGCTTGAATCTATCATCTACGCCGCTCATTACGATCAAGATATAATCCAAGGTAGCCCGCGAAAAGGCTGGGTTAAAGTCAATCTGATTGCCGATTTGAGTGTGGTTACAGAACCTGAGATTCAAGCGGCGACAGAGAGCTTAAAAGCGAATTGGCAACTCAATTGGGAGACTGTCGCTAATAATGAAAACAGCGCGATGCAGGTGGTAGAAAAAATTGATGATACCCGTCTCAAAGTACGGCAGTTACTGAGCACCTTAGAGTAAAAAGAGTTAATTTTAATGGTGCACTTGCATGTTAAACGAACCCGTAGAGTTTCGGTGTCCTTACAGCCGCCAATACCAATACTCACCCCCACAGCTCAGGCTGTTGTTAAATTGCTGCGCTCTTGTTACTTTATTGATTAACAACGTTTATATATTAGAGCCTTAGGAATTAAAAAATGAAATTTGTAGTCTTTATTTTACTCACCTTATCTGTCGGGTGTGCAAACCAACCAAACACGTCGGTAGAAACGACCCCGCCTAAGTATCCTGTCATGGCCGCAAAAAAGGGAATTGAAGGTTATGTAGAGTTAAAATATGATGTAGATAAAACAGGAAAAGTAACAAATATTCAGGTTATAAATTCACATCCTGAAGGTATTTTTGAATCTGCTGCTACTGATGGATTAGCACACTGGAAATACCCACCATTCTTGGTAGACGGCAAGCCTGTATTGAAAAAAGATCTAACCGTTAAACTAGATTTCAACCTCGACAAGCAAGGTGCTAAAAACAAGTCTAGAACGAATAGATTTCAACACGTTGTTAAAAGTAAAAGCGTTATAGATGGAATTAAAAAAACATTCCATCTCTATCAGCAAAAGGACATTGAGGAGGCTATAGCTATTTTAGATGAATTAAACCCAACTACTGACTATGAACAAGCGTTAATAGATCGCTATAGAGGTCTGATGCACAAAGATATAAATGATTTTAATAAAGCACGACTCTACTTATTGAAATCCATTGAATCAGGTGCCCTCAGTGAACATGAGCAGACTGAAACTCAGCAAGTATTAAATAACATTCAGGCTCTGTGAGTGAATTAACGCTCTTAGATAGCAAGGCCGCTCTGATTACTTTGAGCCAGATGCTGACGCTGTTTATCAAAATGCGTTAGCCCTAAGAGGGATAGCAAATTTTGATATCTACATCAACAGATCATTGGCAGCCACAGTTAATAGTCCTCCAGTATCGCTATTCCTTAAGCTAATTAGTATTTTGTAAGCTTAGTAACGTGGGAATTTCGGCTAAAAAGGCATTAACAGACTCTCTGTCATTACGGTTGTCATAAAGCGCGTAAATATCGGCTGAAATGGTCTCATTTAACGGAATGAAACACACATCTTGCCATTGATGTTGGCGATAACTTTGCGGAACAATCGACACTAAAGTGCTCGTTGCTACAACTGCCATTAACGTCGTAGGCTCAACCACCTCCTGCGCTACTTTAGGGTAAAACCCGCAGTCAACAAGACGCTCAATAATCATATCGGTAGAGGCTGAGTTAGTTCGATTGATAAAAACAAATTCTTCACTTATAAGATCACCAAGACTGAGACTTGGTTTCATTTTCAATGGATGTTCATCAGACACTAAAACACACATAGGTTCTGCGTATAAGCGCTGTTCACTCAATGGGTAAATATTGCGCGTATCTGCAAACCGAGCCAAGCCGAGATCAATGCGATGTTCGAGCAACGCTTGCTTCTGCTTTTGCGGCGATAATTCAATAAAATTAAAGGTATATTGCGGATGACGCCTTTTAAACTCTCTTAGCACAGCGCCAAAACCAAGCCAAAATATTGAGCTCATTAACCCTATATTGATGGTGTTATCTATCGCTCGCCCCGCCTTAGCAACCTTGTTTATGGAATCGCTAAACATATCGAATAACAGTGCGCACTCCTGCTTCAGCAATACACCCACATCGGTGAGCTGAACATGACGAGTGGTGCGCTCAAACAATATGACATCCAGCACTGACTCTAACTCTTTAATTTGAGCGCTCAAGGGTGATTTCGAAATATTAAGCTGTGCTGCGGCTTGTCCAAAATGCATACATTGAGATACAGCATAAAAATAGCGAAGCATTTTTAATGTGATGCGCCCACTTAATACATTTTCATTAATATTCATTATTCTAACCTCACTATTTGGCTATCAACATTGTACGCCTAATCAGGATAATAATGCGGAATATAGTGATTAATTGAAAACAAAGCTTAGGGTAAATTAACCCTAAGATAATTAATCAGCAAGGAACAGATCATGACAATAGATCCGGTAAACAATGCACTAGCCACCATTTCAGCCCTTAAACCGAATTTCAAACCCAAGGCAGCATTCATCTTAGGCTCCGGCTTGGGCTGTCTTGCCGATGAACTGGAAGATAAAGTCTGTATTGCCTATGAAGATCTTGCAGGCTTTCCAGTCAGTACCGTTGAAGGTCACTCAGGTGAGTTAGTACTAGGGCGAATGAATGGTGTCGACGTTGTTTGCATGAAAGGCCGCGGCCATTACTACGAACACCAGAGCATGAAAGTCATGACAAATCCGGTGCGTACGTTTAAACGTTTAGGCTGTGAACTGCTCATTGTGACTAATGCCGCGGGATCCTTGCGCCCTGACACTATTGGTGTTGGCTCTCTGGTTATTTTTAATGACCACATCAATACCATGCCGGGGACTCCAATGACGGGGCGTAATGATGACAGCTATGGTCCGCGCTTTTTCAGCTTAGCCAATGCTTATGACAAGTCCTTGCGTTTGGAAGCTATGGCGGTCGCCAAGAGTGAAGGCATTAAGGCCTCTGAAGGAGTATTTGTCTCTTACAGTGGACCCAACTTTGAAACCGCTGCCGAGATACGCATGATGCAAATTATTGGTGGAGACGTGGTCGGAATGTCTGTGGTACCGGAAGTGATATCCGCGGCGCACTGCAGCCTCCCCGTACTGGCGATTTGCGCCATCACTAATATGGCCGAAGGCTTAGGAGATGTAGCTCTGTCCCATGAACAGACCCTCAAGTGCGCCAAGCTTGCGCAAGATGACTTTGTCAATCTCATCAAAGCATTTATGGCCGAACATTTTTGATGTAATCAATTTTGATGTTGCCACTTTTAGTCCTGCAACAAAAGCATTGAATGGCAGTTCATTAAGTGAACATATCACTTAACACCTGACGACCTCATCGCGATTTTGCAGCATCGAGCACACTGAGCAGTCCGCTATATTGCTACAATAAAGCTTCTATTAAACACGGCTCAATGTTAGCAACTTTAACCTCTCAGCAGCTTAAAAAGCTAAGTGAATGCGGGATCAAAGATTGATAACCTAGGTTTGTAGCAAAGGAAAGTTATGACGTTAATACGTTCGATTGGGCAGCAGTGGAGTAAGTCAATTCTAGCCCACCGTTTAGCGCTAACATTACGACAAAGTGAGGCTGTACAGCAACTTTTTGCTGGTGCCACCTCTCTAACAACAGTAACGAACACGATTGCAGCGCTGACCTTTGCGGAGGGTGAACCATTGTGGTTGCCGCCACTTGAAAGTGGAGATGACTCGCATTTGGCTGATTCCGTCACGCTCAACTGCCTTTTTAGCGCATCTCGCCTGTTGTTTATTAAAGAACTTGAGCAAGGTGAATTGGCTCAATCTGAACATTTGGTACTCGCCATTAGTTTCAATTGGAGCCAACAGCTCGCCAATAACGACATTGGCGCGACAATAAGCGAGGACATTAAGCAGCTATGCAATTTACTGCAAACCATTCACTTTCAGTTAGAACAGGTGCGCATCGATAAGCGCAGATCTAATCGCAACATGGGCTGCTAAACCGCAGCCAATAAAACTCAATAATAAAGCCCGCAACTTATTCAGCTGCGGGCTTTTCTTTATCTTATCAAGCTAACCAGTCTAGCGGTAAAGGCGTGTCTCTTTCGGCACTAGCTGAAAATCTTGTTGCATCTGCAGTAAAAGATCATTGCCTAGCAGTGCTATCCCACGATAAAAATCAGTATTGGCATGAGCCAACGCCAATTCAAAACAACGATATGCCCACGGCAAAAAATGCTGCTGTAGCAATACTTGGGTAAAGCGTATCAGTGCTAAATTATCGCTCTCAACTTCAAGACGACCAAAAGTCTGATCCAGTACCGCAAAGAACAAGGCAATATGATCAACCGGCTGTGGGTAATCCATATCAACATCAACGCCATGTACTTGATAGAAATCCTTCAACGCCATGGTCGATCTATCATTAAGCAACTGTGCTTCACTGAGATACACCGAGCCTTGCGCTACCGCATTGGGCTCACCGGGGCCGAAGAATAGCTGCCCATAATCAAGCTTTAGCTCGATAAGCTGCTCGCTATTATCATCATTTGGCCACTGCTGTAAAAACGCAGCAAACGCCTCGCGACCTTGGATATTTTGCTCACGATGAGCAAACTCAGGCCAACTACCAGCAACATCACAGTCCTTAAGCCCCTGTACTAGCTCGGCTTCTGGATGACGAATGAGGCAATGGTGCAAGATGCGCGCTAAGCCTTGATACTCAATAAAATCAACGCTGTTGATAGTCACTGTATTTGAAGACATGGTTCACCTTTAAAACGACACAGCGTTAACTCGCCGTCGCTTATATTTCACTTAACGTTAATCATCGCGATGAGCAGTAAAACTGCCCATCGCTAGCACTTTTAAACTTCAGATGGGTTTAAAATTCTGCCTTCACCACTACCTGCAGGGCTACCGTTAACGTTAGCCTTAATGATCAGGTTTGGTGATGTGATTGATGGTGATGGTAACGGTGCAATATGACCGTCACCGTCGCCGTACTTATCTGTTAAGTTTTCCATGGTGTCAAAGTCCAATGCGCGCATTGGGCAAGACTCAACACATACTGGCTTACGGCCTTCTGCGATACGCTCATAACAGCCATCACACTTGGTCATCACTTTACGTTCGCGGTCAATTTGCGGCGCATCATATGGACAAGCACGTGAACAGCTTTCGCAGCCGATACAAATGTCTTGTGCCACATGAACTAAGCCATCTTCACGACGTTTGTGCATTGCACCTGTTGGGCAAGCTTTAACACAAACAGGCTCAGAACAGTGGTTACAACCAATAGACATGTAGTAAGCAAATACATTTTGCTCAAAACAGCCATTGTTACCCACAGTCCAATCTCCGCCGCCATATTCATACACCCGGCGCCAAGTCACCCCATCGAGTGCAGGTAGCGTGTTATCTTGTGGATTGCTATTGTTACGGATCTCATTGCTTTGACGATCTTTACAAGACACGTGGCACGCTTTACAACCAGTACACTGAGTGCTGTCTACATAAAAACCGTATTGAGTTGCTTCAGTCATAATTAACTACTCTCTTAAATCTTTTTAATTGCAACACGAATGGTGTGCTGTGGATTGCCTTTAGCGACTGGG
The Shewanella sp. KX20019 DNA segment above includes these coding regions:
- a CDS encoding TorD/DmsD family molecular chaperone, producing the protein MSSNTVTINSVDFIEYQGLARILHHCLIRHPEAELVQGLKDCDVAGSWPEFAHREQNIQGREAFAAFLQQWPNDDNSEQLIELKLDYGQLFFGPGEPNAVAQGSVYLSEAQLLNDRSTMALKDFYQVHGVDVDMDYPQPVDHIALFFAVLDQTFGRLEVESDNLALIRFTQVLLQQHFLPWAYRCFELALAHANTDFYRGIALLGNDLLLQMQQDFQLVPKETRLYR
- a CDS encoding NAD(P)/FAD-dependent oxidoreductase; translation: MIRLNQVKLPLDHNEDALQDVVLQKLSISAEQLVNIHVFKRGYDARKKNSISLIYTLDVTLTDVDEVALLASVVDDHNIRVSPDTDYKYVASAPEGLTERPLVIGMGPCGLFVGLMLAQMGFKPIILERGKSVHERAKDTFRFWRTSELNTESNVQFGEGGAGTFSDGKLYSQVKDPGFKGLKVKQEFVAAGAPAEIIYVSKPHIGTFKLVTMVEKMRREIIRLGGEVRFETRVDEINISDRQVTGVTLRDGEVLHSKHVIAAIGHSARDTFQMLHDKGVYMQAQSFSIGFRIEHKQAMIDKDRFGTNAGHPMLGAADYKLVHHCKSGRSVYSFCMCPGGVVVAATSEEHAVVTNGMSQYSRSERNANSAIVVGINPSDFDNDPMQGVALQRQLERNAYVMGGSNYDAPAQMVGDFLASGAGKPFENVEPSYKPNVKMTDLSDALPAYAIDAIREALPAFGKKIRGFDSKDAMLTGVETRTSSPIQIKRGADYQSINTKGLYPAGEGAGYAGGILSAGIDGISIAEAVALDMLKEMANS
- a CDS encoding LysR family transcriptional regulator: MNINENVLSGRITLKMLRYFYAVSQCMHFGQAAAQLNISKSPLSAQIKELESVLDVILFERTTRHVQLTDVGVLLKQECALLFDMFSDSINKVAKAGRAIDNTINIGLMSSIFWLGFGAVLREFKRRHPQYTFNFIELSPQKQKQALLEHRIDLGLARFADTRNIYPLSEQRLYAEPMCVLVSDEHPLKMKPSLSLGDLISEEFVFINRTNSASTDMIIERLVDCGFYPKVAQEVVEPTTLMAVVATSTLVSIVPQSYRQHQWQDVCFIPLNETISADIYALYDNRNDRESVNAFLAEIPTLLSLQNTN
- a CDS encoding DUF3955 domain-containing protein; translated protein: MKFSVNKTWIISLVLLGLGAACLSAENAFYQYVDDNGVLHESMFMPLGMLSLVAGTLVLLLFAIQTVKRLLMTN
- a CDS encoding OmcA/MtrC family decaheme c-type cytochrome: MSKKIAKYNLLASIVAAVILVGCNDGKDGAPGEDGPPSSGDTVSSAASLTVTMSAPTFAADKLTFSFTAEDQNGRALVGITDVRSTLAKLIPDEDNYTTDWSSYLRKATDIDNAQYPDVSNVSLPTSDKGELIDNMDGSYQYTFAANVLSATDPISGETIAWQEALTHRIGLEVRKSDSYPVANATFDWVPSGGDVSESRQIVAIESCNSCHTELAFHGGNRIDTDNCVTCHNPDANDPISGESLDLKVMAHKIHQGIDLPTLAEAGNKYSLFTRNGDKETIFAENDGLWVLNNKGTIDGINYPQDIRNCTGCHADDADLVTNPNLQGVITTEGGNWKSMPTVATCSSCHDNIAFNEAMLTAKPNSEKHIMFPADNDTCLSCHGEGAGMSVENVHTLAALGKKAAGSDYGVKFEVTHLTASSATAYDVHVRVTKDGNGISLTDEFLQYKNSVRLLLNWDNGAGFETHVAKNTPNSFELDKNPLCQAGATTGDIICQWDTALDVNINNGDPLTSGDILTTFISSGVCVDSRNALVNCADNNALEKISTPSTVINNFFDAATLSYNPDFEVKFGANFSKCDSCHEQVIQHDSRRSDDPSQCKACHNANRFTRSPADSPRSGGSSDLKFEIHKIHSNFRFVDAENDFDMVGRNEFYSAPISDCAQCHDESQIDLPLAQNSRASITRAPTTSLNDGNNLVRDGAVYTSPIALVCTSCHLSVGPGLIGSDGKVVLDADGNTLLTRDLSSNGPGYDNGEFPQVPVTITAAEQSMLNHMILSGGAVFGAASADEANGTESCSTCHSIGSASGVDKVHAQM
- a CDS encoding DMSO/selenate family reductase complex B subunit is translated as MTEATQYGFYVDSTQCTGCKACHVSCKDRQSNEIRNNSNPQDNTLPALDGVTWRRVYEYGGGDWTVGNNGCFEQNVFAYYMSIGCNHCSEPVCVKACPTGAMHKRREDGLVHVAQDICIGCESCSRACPYDAPQIDRERKVMTKCDGCYERIAEGRKPVCVESCPMRALDFDTMENLTDKYGDGDGHIAPLPSPSITSPNLIIKANVNGSPAGSGEGRILNPSEV
- a CDS encoding energy transducer TonB; the protein is MKFVVFILLTLSVGCANQPNTSVETTPPKYPVMAAKKGIEGYVELKYDVDKTGKVTNIQVINSHPEGIFESAATDGLAHWKYPPFLVDGKPVLKKDLTVKLDFNLDKQGAKNKSRTNRFQHVVKSKSVIDGIKKTFHLYQQKDIEEAIAILDELNPTTDYEQALIDRYRGLMHKDINDFNKARLYLLKSIESGALSEHEQTETQQVLNNIQAL
- the xapA gene encoding xanthosine phosphorylase, whose product is MTIDPVNNALATISALKPNFKPKAAFILGSGLGCLADELEDKVCIAYEDLAGFPVSTVEGHSGELVLGRMNGVDVVCMKGRGHYYEHQSMKVMTNPVRTFKRLGCELLIVTNAAGSLRPDTIGVGSLVIFNDHINTMPGTPMTGRNDDSYGPRFFSLANAYDKSLRLEAMAVAKSEGIKASEGVFVSYSGPNFETAAEIRMMQIIGGDVVGMSVVPEVISAAHCSLPVLAICAITNMAEGLGDVALSHEQTLKCAKLAQDDFVNLIKAFMAEHF